From Heteronotia binoei isolate CCM8104 ecotype False Entrance Well chromosome 12, APGP_CSIRO_Hbin_v1, whole genome shotgun sequence, the proteins below share one genomic window:
- the MRPL41 gene encoding large ribosomal subunit protein mL41, with product MGLLSELTRGLVRGADRTAPWTSKRGPRSFYKSRGAKDAGYLTCSGKFRLVPEMVPKLVVPDLTGFKLRPYVSYRAPAGSEPSLTARDLFQEIVAPKVKKDFNEGTFDAEKLEKYGFEPSQEGKLFKLFPKNFVR from the coding sequence ATGGGGCTTCTGAGCGAATTGACACGGGGCCTGGTGCGTGGCGCTGACCGTACAGCACCCTGGACTAGCAAGCGGGGCCCACGGTCCTTCTACAAGAGCCGAGGCGCTAAGGACGCCGGCTACCTCACTTGCAGCGGGAAATTCAGGCTGGTACCCGAGATGGTGCCCAAGCTAGTGGTGCCCGACCTGACCGGCTTCAAGCTCCGCCCGTACGTCTCCTACCGCGCCCCCGCAGGCAGTGAACCGTCCCTCACCGCCCGCGACCTCTTTCAAGAGATCGTCGCCCCCAAGGTCAAGAAGGACTTCAACGAAGGCACCTTCGATGCGGAGAAGCTGGAGAAATACGGCTTTGAACCCAGCCAGGAAGGGAAACTCTTCAAGCTCTTCCCCAAGAACTTCGTGCGATAG
- the DPH7 gene encoding LOW QUALITY PROTEIN: diphthine methyltransferase (The sequence of the model RefSeq protein was modified relative to this genomic sequence to represent the inferred CDS: substituted 1 base at 1 genomic stop codon), with protein MALQCKIQTLQVVDTEYSADAVEWCPVEGWHNILACGTYQLKKPDSMSTDESNEPHVRLGRLYLYYFEEQIFAPLTEVQRLETAAVLDIKWSHVPVAEHPLLAIANAKGVVELCCLTGSEXKSCRLEPLCSIDLGDECLALSLDWSTGRKQGGCPLQLVSSDSKGRLSLLSVDESSPSVHILEQWKAHDFEAWIAAFDYWNTHVIYSGGDDSKLRVWDVRGSPKAPVFTSERHSMGVCSIQCHPLRENLLATGSYDEHVLLWDTRNMKQSLTDTHVQGGVWRLKWHPTREHLLLAACMHNGFKILNCQGAMAENKERCPVLSSYVLHNSLAYGADWSRLTLNDPLVWSTEVPVVHVDEGARRVDLEVQNLKIVYESPTATFDVFLDEDQTPTLPPQIEGSLDFQGPGPGGNGSNTKVYNKTELSKAQRETSLLATCSFYDNVLHVWKWEASQTISSV; from the exons ATGGCTTTGCAGTGCAAGATACAAACATTGCAAGTGGTGGACACTGAATATAGTGCAGATGCTGTGGAGTGGTGCCCTGTAGAAGGCTGGCACAACATCCTGGCATGTGGCACCTACCAGCTGAAGAAACCTGATAGCATG AGCACTGATGAGAGCAATGAGCCCCATGTCCGGCTGGGCCGACTCTACCTGTATTACTTTGAAGAACAGATTTTTGCACCACTGACTGAGGTCCAGAGGCTAGAAACAGCTGCTGTGCTGGATATTAAATG gtcccaTGTTCCTGTTGCAGAACATCCCTTGCTGGCCATTGCAAATGCTAAAGGAGTAGTAGAGCTTTGCTGCCTGACAGGAAGTGAG TAGAAGAGCTGCAGGCTGGAGCCGCTATGCAGCATTGACCTAGGAGATGAATGCCTTGCTTTGTCTCTGGACTGGTCTACGGGACGAAAGCAGGG GGGATGCCCCTTGCAGTTGGTCAGCAGTGATTCCAAAGGGAGATTGAGCTTGCTGTCTGTCGATGAATCGTCTCCTTCTGTGCACATCCTGGAACAGTGGAAGGCACATGACTTTGAGGCCTGGATTGCTGCATTTGACTACTGGAACACACACGTTATCTACTCAG GTGGAGATGATTCCAAACTAAGGGTCTGGGATGTCCGTGGCAGTCCAAAGGCTCCTGTTTTCACAAGTGAGAG GCACTCAATGGGGGTATGCAGTATTCAGTGCCATCCACTCCGGGAGAATCTGCTGGCCACAGGAAG CTATGATGAACACGTTCTCCTGTGGGACACCCGAAATATGAAACAATCATTGACAGACACCCATGTGCAGGGTGGAGTGTGGCGGCTGAAATGGCATCCAACAAGGGAGCACTTACTGCTGGCAGCCTGTATGCACAATGGCTTCAAAATCCTCAATTGCCAAGGTGCTATGG CAGAGAACAAAGAAAGATGCCCTGTTCTTTCATCCTATGTCTTGCATAATTCCTTGGCTTATGGAGCTGATTGGTCAAGGCTTACCCTGAACGATCCCTTGGTATGGTCTACGGAGGTGCCGGTGGTTCATGTAGATGAAGGAGCGAGAAGAGTGGATCTTGAAGTCCAGAACCTGAAGATAGTTTATGAATCTCCCACTGCCACCTTTGATGTGTTCTTAGATGAGGATCAAACCCCTACCTTGCCTCCCCAAATAGAAGGAAGCCTTGACTTTCAAGGACCAGGTCCTGGTGGGAATGGTTCAAATACCAAAGTATACAACAAAACTGAACTGTCCAAAGCCCAAAGAGAAACCAGCCTCCTGGCAACATGTTCCTTCTATGACAATGTCCTACATGTTTGGAAATGGGAAGCTAGCCAGACTATCTCTTCCGTCTAG